The following is a genomic window from Sporosarcina jeotgali.
ATTTACTCCTGCTGCCAATCCCGTCCCTCAGCCCTTAACCATCACATTCGCAGGTCGACTAGAAAAGACAAAAGGAATCTATACCTTACTTAAAGCTTTTAAACTTCTTTGCAATTCCGAACTTCTTAAAACGCCCATACGCTTACAAATAATAGGCGGCGATTCTGATCAGGTAGATCCGATTAGAAACCAAGCCCTTTCTGCCGAATTGAGAAATGCAGTCAAAGGGATTGAAGAGCATGTAGACTTTCTCGGTTCTCTTCATCAAGAAGAGCTGGCTGCACATTTCAGAAACAGCTTGGCCGTCATTGTCCCTTCCTATTATGAATCGTTTGGGATGGTGGCAGCAGAAGCTCAAGCCTGCGGCAGTCCGGTGATTGCTTCAAAAGTAGGCGGATTAGGTGACATTGTCATTCACAAGAGAACTGGACTCCAAGTGGATCCAAAAAATATAAAAGATCTTGCCTCTGCAATTGGATTTTTGGCAAAACGTCCAGATATTGCAGAACAGCTTGGTAAACAAGCCGCTTCGTTCGCCAAGAAGAATTTTAATTGGAAAGTGATTGCAAAAAAAGTAGATACGCTGTATGAAGGAGTCAGTTATGAAGTTAAAGACGCATATGTTAGCAACTGATTTGGATAATACATTGGCAGGAAATGATTCAGATGTGAGAGACCTCATCACCTTGTTTCAAAATGCTCCTTATGATGTTGCTCTCGTATATGTGACAGGGCGTCATGCGGAGTCCGTCCGGCAACTCATTTCAGAAGCAAGCTTGCCAATACCCGATTTAGTGATCTCGGATGTTGGAACAAAGGTTTGGCATATGCCTGATTGGCAAGAGGATTTACTATGGAGTAAACAAATGGGAAAGGGCTGGCAGCCTGAACGGGTATTGGAAACAGCTTCCGGATTCCCAGGCCTGCACCGCCAAAAACTTCCTGAAGACTGTCGGATTTCTTTCACCCTGGAAGACGGCATCGATACGGTGAATGAGTTTAAAGATGCGTTATGCGCAAAACATATTCCTCACCATCTTGTTTTCAGTTCCAATAATGATGTGGATGTGCTTCCAAGAGGTTCGGGAAAAGGAAATGCACTTGAATATGTGATTCAACAATTCGCCCATCCCTCTGTCAATCTATTAGTGGCGGGCGATTCAGGAAATGATACAGATATGTTAAGCCGCGGCTGGCCCTCGGTAATTGTGGGAAATGCTTATGAAGAATTGAAGGGGATTCCGGATCACCCAAACCTTTATAGAGCTTCCCGCCATTATGCCGGCGGAATATATGAGGCTTGGCAGCATTTTTATGGGGCCTCTAATTAAGTTTTTTAAAATAAAAAAACAGCCGGACAACCATCCGCTTTAAGGATGCCGTCCGGCTGTTTTTAGTTTGACCGGTTGTTACAGTTGAAATTTCCGAACCGTTTCCTGCAGTTCTTCAGCCATATTAGCAAGAGTATCTGCAGCCGCTGCAATTTCCTCCATCGAAGCCGTCTGCTCTTCTGCCGTAGCGGCTATATTTTCAGTGTGGCTGGCCGAACTCATTGCAATCGCAGCTGTTTGCTCCATTACTTCCGCAATTCGTTCCGACTCTTTGCGGTTTCTTTCTGTACTGCTGGTTACTTCACCAATTTGTCCAGACATGCTGTTGATCGCATCAGTAATTCTTTGGAAGGTCTCACCCGTTTCCTGCACGAGATCAGCTCCTTCTTTTACTGCCTGATTTCCTTTTCCAATTGCCGACACTGAGTAGCCGATGTCTTTCTGAATTGCCTCGATGAGAGTTCCTACTTGAGTCGCTGCGTTCGATGATTGTTCTGCAAGCTTTCTCACTTCGTCCGCTACAACTGCGAAACCTCGTCCATTCTCGCCTGCCCGTGCAGCCTCAATTGCGGCATTAAGTGCGAGAAGATTAGTCTGTTCAGCAACATCCGTAATCATACCGGCGATTTTACCAATCTCTGCTGATTTTCCGCCAAGCTGATTGACATAATTGAATGCGGAATCCGTCTCTTGCTGAATGGATTCCATATGATTAACTACCCTGTTCACAGAGCTTGACCCTTCCTCTGCGAGCTGAACGGTTGTTCGAATCGTATTGCCGGCTGATTCCATTTCTTTCGTTACATGCTCCATGTCCATTGACAAATTGGCTGCTGCTTCATTGGCAGTTTCAGTCTGTTCCAGTTGGCCGTCGACTCCGCTCGCCAACTCTTGGATTGCCTCCGAAACGTGCTCCACTGATCTGCTCGTTTCTTCACTGCTTGCAGAAAGCTCTTCTGAAGTTGCAGCTACTTGCATGGATGCGTTCGATACTTGTTCAATCATATCTTTCAGATTTTCAGACATGCGGGTTGTATAAGATGCGAGTTCACCAATTTCATCCCGATTTTTCACTGGGCCGACCTCGCCGGACAAATCCCCTTCAGCTACTTGAGCGACATGATTCGTAATTCTTATAAGCGGCTTCGACAAATGGCCTGAGAACCAAATGATGACAACTGCGCCAGCCAGCAGTGAAACACCTAGAACTACCCCTAAAACCATCAGCAAAGTTTTAGATTCGCTATTGAAATCCATTAAGTACGAGCCAGCAACGACGTTCCATCCCCATTGCGGGAATACTTGGGCATAAACGATTTTAGGCGCAACCTTATCTGTTCCAGGAACAGCAAAATCGAATGTTAAAAACCCGCCGCCCTCTTGCGCTGTCTTTATTGTTTCCATTGTCGTCATCATGCCGTCTTTGGTCTTCGAACCGCTTAGGTCTTCCCCTTCTTTCACCGGGTGCGCCAGAGCCTTGCCATCATCCCCAAGAACGAAGAAATAACCATGCTCTCCCATATCCACTTCAGACTCAACGATTCGCGTTCCGTCTTCTTGAAGCGGACCTATCAGTTTTTCTTTCGCAACCTCTTGAGCTTCTTTAAGTGATATTGCGCCTTTGTCTACCTGTTCTTGTAAAGATTCCAATACATCGATTGCTAGTGACACATCATTTTTTAACCCTTGTGAACCAATATCATTTAAACTGTTTTTAGCTAATGTGTAGCCGCTCAGCCCAATAACCAAACTAGGTATTACTAACAAAATTGCAGATATAAGTATAAGTTTTGTACGAATTTTCATTTTCATGTTGATCCCTCCGTACTTCATATCGGTTGAAAAGGGAGAATTGTGACTAATTTAATGTTTTTGCAATACTCATCTTAAAAGAGTAAATCTAACTGTATTCCTTCTCAAACTGATCTATCTTCATTTATCGCGGAACTCTATATTTATTCGAATAAAAAACCCCATCGCATCCGAATTACGGACTCGATGGGGATTTATCATTTTAATAAGCGCGCGCAAACCAAACAGTATGCTTCGCGTCTTTGCCGCAGTTAATGCACGTATGCTTTTCAACTGGCGGGTTGAACGGAATGTTGCGTGTCGTGAACTTTGTTTCTTCTTTTACATGCTCTTCACACGCATCCTCGCCGCACCATCCAGCAAGGATCCAGCCAGGGATTACGTTGTTTTCTTGTGAAGTTGCAATATGTGCGCTGAGCTCTTCCAATGTCTCAATGTTTGTATGAGAGTTTTCATCACGGAATGTACGTGCTTTTTCCAACAAACGGCTTTGCATAGCAGTCAGCTGATTTTCAATTTCTGAAATCAATCCTTCCAATGCAAAGGCTTCTTTGCCTTCCTCGTCACGTAATTTCAACATTGCTTGTGCGTTCTCCAGATCACGCGGTCCAAGTTCAACGCGAACTGGCACGCCTTTTAGTTCCCACTCGTTAAATTTATATCCGGGAGATTGATCTGAATCGTCCAAACGAACGCGAATGCCTTTGGACTTCAACTCTGCATAGATTTCATCGAGCTTCTCCATAATCGCAGGATTCTTTTTCCAAGGACCTACCGGGATTAACACAACTTGAGTCGGTGCAACGCGTGGAGGCAGTACCAGACCTTGCTCATCGCCGTGAACCATAATGACAGAACCAATCAAACGAGTTGACGTTCCCCAAGATGTCGTGTGTACGAATTCATGTTTATTTTCTTTTGTCAGATATTTAATGTCGAATGCTTCCGCAAACTTCGAACCCAGATAATGAGACGTTCCGGCTTGGACTGCTTTTCCGTCCTTCATCATCGCTTCGATCGAATACGTATCCACCGCTCCTGCAAATCGCTCAGACGGTGTTTTTTGTCCATCGTATACAGGAATTGCCAGAAGCTCTTCAACGACTTCTTTGTAAATGTTCAACATTTGCATGGTTTCGTGACGTGCTTCTTCTTCATTCGCATGAGCCGTGTGGCCTTCTTGCCAGAGAAATTCAGACGTGCGGATGAATGGTAATGTCTTTTTCTCCCAGCGGAATACATTCGCCCATTGGTTGATAAGAACTGGAAGATCCCGGTAGCTTTTAATCCAGTCGGAGTACAAGTGACCAATCATTGTTTCCGATGTTGGACGAAGCGCAAGTTTCTCTTCAAGCGGCTCACCTGCAGCTTCAGTTACCCAAGGCAATTCAGGTGCAAACCCTTCGATATGATCTTTTTCCTTTTGGAAGAAAGATTCAGGTATTAACATCGGGAAATATGCATTGCGGTGTCCAGTCTCTTTGAATCGACGGTTCATCTCATCTTGAATGTGCTCCCAAATTTCAAAGCCATCCGGTTTGAACGCGATACACCCCCGTACTGGTGTATAATCCATCAAATCCGCTTTTTGAATCGTATCAATATACCACTTTGAAAAATCATTTTGCTGTGTGTTTGACATGTCTTTTCCTCCTGTTCAATGATTGGCCGCAAAGTCTTTATCCGCAAAAAAGCACAAAGACATCCTAATAAAAGGACGTCTTTGTGCTTTGGACGCGGTACCACCTAAGTTCGACTAATTAGCATAGATTGCAAATTAGTCCTCTATCGTTTCGTAACGGGACGAACCGGCCGTGTTTACACGGCATCTCGGTGGTAGGGTTCGAATAAGAAGAGGTGATAGAGCTTTCAGCAGTGCGCTCTATTTTCTGTTTCACGATTCCTATCTACTTAGCCACTTCATCGATCATTATTTCCTATACTATATCAAACAAACGAATAACCTACAACAGCCAATCATTTTATGTGTTATCACGAAGCTTCGAATTCGACGTGTTTAAAGAAAACATATAATTTGCCAGTCGTTCACAGTTGTTTCGATCTGTAAAGCTGAAGTAGTTTGATAAATCGGCAAAGCGGGGATTTTCTGTTTCGCCTTGTTCAAGTATCCTGGTTAGTGCATGTATAACCTCTGAAGCTGAATTCGCTTTCCATCCCAGTAAATCATGATTCAAATCCAAGTATGAACCCCGCATTTCCAAGAATTCCTTCTGGTCAAATGTATAGAAAACTACAGGCTTATTCATATAGACAAAATCCCAGAAAATACTGGAATAATCCGTGATCAGCATATCAGATTTTTGAATTTCATCTTGTATGAAGAGTTCTCCATATGTATAAAATTCGATGTTAGAGTGTATTGTACCCAGTTCAGTAAAGTAAGATTCAAATTTTTTCATGAAAGGATGCAAAATAATCTTTATCGTGACTTTGTTCACGCTCAGTAACTGATTCAGAACACTGTCAGTAATCAGCTTTTCGGTAGCTTGAAAATAAGAGCTCTCGATAAATTCAGTATCCGACAGTCCGAACAGTGTCTCACGCCAAGTCATCATCATTAGAATGGTTTTCACTTCTGAGACAGGCTGATTGTAAGTGAGATGGTCGAATCGAGCCATACCCGTAATCGGCAGCTTTTCTTCAGGCATCCCCCATTCATTTAATTTAATGTCTTTCTCGTAGGATGATGCGCAATTAAATACATCGCACCGCTCAAGTAAAGGGACATCCTCTGGCTGGATCAGTATTTTCTTAAAACATTCAATTCCGTGACTGATATGCACCATAATCGTATTTTTGTTCCAAAATATATACTTATCAATACTTGGCGCAATGTCATACATTAACGAATGTCCATGGACTGTGTAAGCCGCTTGAAAAAACAATACATAATTTTTAAAACTGCCCAGCATAACTGCGTTTTCGATTCTTTTTTCATGTACATAAGATGCAGATGGATCATACATCCAATGTACAGCATAGCTTTGCTGACAGTTTTTCATAAGATAGCTATGGAATGCAGCTGCATTATCTTCATATTTTTCACCTAAATTGCCGCCGATCAGAATAATCGGTTTGGACGGCGCAGGCAATACCTTAGACAGCAGACAAGCCACAACTACTTTCATCCAAGTTGTAATTCCTTGAAATGGTTTCTTCTTTTTTAACTCCATTATATCCTCCACCTAGTGATTTCTTATTACAGCTATACCCCGGCAGGCTAACAATTAAGCTTTAGGGATCCAATTTCAAACAGCAAAGAATAATGATTTTTTATAGATATAGTGATCGTTTATTCATTTCGTTTCGTTAGCTTAATATGAGTCTTCTGTTGTTCTAGAATACAGGTCTTGCGACTTATGGTATTCTTAGAAAAAAGCTTTTACAAAGGAGACTCGGATGAAACATACAGACGACGGAACCTTATATGCTCTTGCCGCCGCCAAAGATCGATCGGCTTTTGAAACGTTATATGATCGATACGAAAAACTAATCTTCTCCTTTGCATACCGATTAACGCAAGATCGTGAAATTGCAGAAGAAGTTGTGCAAGATGTATTTGTTAAGTTATGGAACGGCACGACTGCCTATCAAGAAGATAAAGGCTCTTTTTCGTCGTGGCTCCTCACTGTCACGCGAAACAAAGCAATTGACGAGATTCGCCGCTTAAAACGTCATGACCACGAACCGATGATTGAAAAGGATTCTCTCATTGAACAGCCGGGAAGTGTAGAGAATACGGTAGAATGGGGCGAACAGCGGAATGCGATACGCAGCGCAGTGCTCGAACTGAAACAAGACCAGCAAGAAATTATAGAACTGTTTTACTTTAAAGGGCTCAGTCAGCAAAAAATTGCAGATCAATGCGAGCTGCCTCTCGGGACTGTAAAAGGCCGTATCCGATTAGCACTGAAACACTTAAAAGGATTCATCACCCAGGAAGGAGGATACTCGAATGAATGAATCATGCATGCATCTCCTTGACTACTTCAACCGTTCTTTAACTGAGGAAGAAACACATGCCTTCGAACAACATCTCGAAGAATGTCCTTCCTGCCGTGCTGAACTTGAAGAACTCAATCTATTAACTGCAGATCTTCCTTATTTGACAGAGGAAATTGAAGTTCCTTCCGACTTAAAAGCTAAAGTCTTTGCAGCGATTGATGAGGAACCGATTTCAAAGGGCACTGAAACCAAACCTGCTATCAATAATGTGAAAACATTCCCGGAAAAGCCAAAAGAAACAAAACCAGCTAAACGAAAAGGCGTCGCTGTTCCAGTACTTGCAGCTGCACTCGTTGCTTCGTTAGTGACAAATGCTTATTTAGCAACGATGGATGGTTCTCCTCCAACTGAAGTCGCCGAAAATGACCTTCAACTCATCGGTAAAGCATTATTAGATCCCCAAGCTGGTATCGAAAATGCATCAGCCGTTGCGATGATGATCAAAGATAACAACGAAACTGTGTTATTAGTCGATGCGAGTAATTTGCCAAAGTTAAAAGATAACGAATTGTATCAGGTATGGGTAATCGAAAAAGATACCCCAAAACCAGCTGGATCCTTTAAACCGACAGATGAAGGCAGCGGATCAGTTTCACATCCGATGGATCAGCTAAAAGGTGAATGGGATACAGTAGCGATCACCATTGAAACTGAACCTGACTTGCCAGCTCCAGAAGGAACCTTGGTACTGGCAGGAAGTATTTAAGACCATAAAAACCCTTGAAGAATCGCTGTCATAGCGGTTCTTTTTCTATTTCATCCGAATCTTCCAAAGTTTTTTCGACAAAAAGTGATCCATTCTTTTTTTCGTTCCGTTAGCTTATTACAAAACCGAAAAGGAGAGATTCATGATGAACTACAAAAAACTCGCAGCAATTCCATTAAGTGTTTCACTGCTATTCCCAATGGGAGCCATCGCAAATGCAGCCGACCACTCAGGACACGGTACCTCTTCAATGGCCGTCTCTAACCCAGCTACAGATTTAAGAGCGACTCTGGATTCAATCCTTTCCGAACACGCATACTTAGCAATTATCGCAATGCAAAAAGGAATTGACGGTTCAAAAGACTTTGACGCGGCCGCTGCACAACTAGGAGAGAACACAGACGAGTTATCCGCAGCCATCGGATCTGTTTACGGGGACGATGCAGCAAATCAGTTCAAAGAAATTTGGGGCAGCCACATTGGATATTTCGTGGAGTATGTAAAAGCTACAGCCGCTAATGATGAAGAAGGACGAAAAAAAGCCGTTTCCCAATTAGATGGTTATCGAGTAACTCAAGCTAAGTTTTTGGACACTGCAACTGAAGGACGTCTTAAAGCAAAAGACTTAGAAGAAGGTTTAAAAATGCACGTTGACCAGTTAATCTGGGCATTTGACAATTACAATGCAGGAGAATATGAGAAAGCGTATGAAGGCATTACGGAGTCGATGATGCATATGTTTGGTACAGGCAAAGGGATCTCTTGGGCAATTACAGACCAATTCCCAGACAAATTCGATAAAATGTCTGTTGATACTCCCGCTGCAGACTTACGTGAGCAGCTGAATAACCAGTTCTCCACTCACGCAGCACTCGCTATCCTGGCCATGCAAAAAGGAATTGACGGTGCAAAAGACTTTGATGTATCTGCTGCAGAACTAAACGGCAATACAGAAGACCTTACTAAGTCAATTGAATCCGTGTACGGTGCTGAAGGTGCCAAGCAGTTTAACGAAATTTGGAGCAGTCACATCGGTTACTTTGTAGACTATGTTAAAGCTACAGCCGGAGAAGACGCTGAAGGACAAAAAGCAGCAATGGCAAATCTTGATGACTACCGCGTCAAACAAGCCGCTTTCTTAGAGACTGCAACAGAAGGACGTTTGAAAGCAGCTGACTTAGAAGAAGGATTGAAAGTTCACGTAGACCAGCTTCTAGCAGCTTTTAACAAGTATCACGATGGCGATTATGATGGGGCTTATGACGACATTCACGAAGCTTACAGCCACATGTTCGGAGTAGGTACTATGATGGCAGGTGCAATTGTCGACCAGTATCCAGACAAATTTGCAGGTTCAATGCCTTCAGATATGCCTAAAACAGGGTTAGGCGGCATGAGCCAAGAGTCGAATGATTCTACAGTTATGTGGATTTTAACTAGTTTGATACTGGCAATGGCTGCAGGGGCTGTTGTGATCCGCAAGACACGTACTGAAAACAACTAATTTGAAGGGGGCTAGTCCCCCTTCTTTTTCTTTACACTACTATTCCACGGAGGTGGTCACAATGAAAATTCCAGCACTCCTTACGTCAGGGCTTATCGCACTGTCTCTTGCCGGGTGCAGCAGTTCACAAGATTCTTCACCCCAATCAGAAGCTTCGCCGGAACCTCAATCTTCCCCGCCCTCAACACAAGAAGCTGCTGTTGAAAAACCTTCATCTGAAGGACTGTCACTAGCAGCAGAGCAAAAAGGGATTAAACCCGTCTCACTTGAAATACCTGCAATCGGGGTAACGTCTGACGTCGAAAATGTCGGAGAGTTAGAAAATGGACAGATGGGCGTTCCTGAAGGTGTTCATAATGTCGGCTGGTTCGAACCAGGTACATTACCAGGAAACCGCGGCAGCTCCGTGATGGCCGGTCATATCGATTCCCTTACTGGTCCTGCTGTATTTTATAAGCTTGACCAATTAAAAAAAGGGGATGAAGTTGTCGTGAAAGATGCCGAAGGGAAATCACTGACCTTCATCGTCACTAAAACCGAACGGTATCCTCGAAAAGATGCACCCATTGATGAGATTTTCGGGTTCTCTTATGGCAGTCGTTTAAATTTGATCACATGTACCGGAGAATTTAACCGTAAAGCTAAAACGCATGAAGAACGGTTAGTTGTCTATACAGAACTGGCAGGTCAAGATAGCGAAGGTTGACTTCACGGAGTGCGGGTATACTGCTACAAAGGAGTGAGATCTATGAAGTCATCACAACAGGAACCGTCAATTTCTCCAATTGAAGCTGTAGATATCATTGAACAAGTTGCCGGGACCCATAAGGGATACCGAAGAGCACACGCTAAAGGTATTGGATTCAATGCCGTATTTAAACCGAATAATAATGCGAAACCTTTCACTCAAGCATCCTTTTTACTTGGAAACGCGCAAAACGTCATCGTTCGTTTTTCTCATAGCTCCCCTATCCCAAACTCTTCTGAGCAACTGATCCCGATAAAAGGAATGGCCGTACAGTTTCCATCTTCTGACCACAATGCAATCTCTCTCGTAATGGCCAACGCACCAGTGTTCCCGACAAAAACACCTGAAGCATTCGTACGGCTTATCCAAGTATTCGGCGCAAAGAATCAGCCGTTAAAAGAAAAACTCGCAACCATTAGCAGCGATACCGAATTCAAAACCGTTCCTGCCCTGCTCAAGCAATTGAAAACACCTGCGAGTTTTGCCACTACCCGATTCTGGGCAATCCATGCTTATATTCTTACAACAGATTCAAGCGATCGCCAGGCGGTCCGTTTTTCCTTTGAACCTGCAGCAAAGGAAGACAAACTCCCCTTCTCAACAAAAGACATGGAGTTAGAATTATTGGAACGTATGATAGATTCACCAGTTCATTTCAGACTTCTTATGACTCTTGCAGCACCTGAAGATCCAATTAATGATCCTTCCATTTCATGGCCGGAAGATCGATTAGTGATTGATGTCGGTGAGTTGGTCCTAACTGAAAAACGAGAAGACCTTGCGGAAGATATTTTGTTTAATCCCACAAACGAAACGCCGGGCTTCAGCTGTTCAGAAGATCCAGTACTACATTATAGATCTGAAGTCTATGAAGAATCTTATCGCAGACGTTCATCTGGATTGTAGAGATACTCCTGACTGACATTGACCGATTATCGTAGATTCCCCTTTCTCGCGTTAACAGGTTTTGACAGAGTTTAATAGGGGTACCTATAGGTTAATTGAGCTATAAGAAGAAGGAGGAATTCCTATGATTGCTTTAAAAAGTAAGATTGAAGGAAAGACCGTCATATACGGAAATGCTTTGAAGCTTTTCAAAGAAGCAGGGATGGATATAGGCGGAGGATGGGAATACGATCACGGTATGTTTGATACGATTCTATATCAGCGCAAGGAAACGACCATCTATTTAAGAGTCCCTTTTCAAGTGCTGGAAGGCGAATTAGATTCTCCTAGAACCGTTATTCGTTTTCAAACGCCTTTCGTTATTAAGCATGTTATGAATATCGGCTTAGACGAAGAAGACAGCGCTGCGATGACCGTCGCGGGATTGGAGCAATTCCAGGCTCCACAAGATCCAGATGCTCCTATTGACCGGCAGCATGAATTTGCGCTGGATGCACAAACGAAACTCGACGAGATTACCGAAGACGTCATGTTTGCTTCTATCTAACCTCCAGCATACATACACTGCTACTTCCCTATGAAAACTGCCTGCTAATTTGGCAGTTTTTTTTTACGGAGTTATCTCTTGATTTGACTCAGTTCATGAAACCTCTCCAACACTTCTTGTTCGTCGAATGTACTGAACCAGACATAATCTTCTTTGTCTAATATTCTAAAATGCTGGCTAATCAGATTCTGCTGGATTCTAAACTCACTCTCGTTTTCTAGTTCCTTCCACCAAACTTTCCCGCCCAGTGTCTTTCCTTTTGGACGATCCAATCCATTATGGGCAATCGTACGGATCACCTCTAAAGGGGCATCTCCTAGAAGCGATTGAATGATTTCACTGTCCGAAAATAGAGCGATTATCGCTACAACAACAGTCCAGCTGGCAGCCGTCCGGTTTTTCTCTATTTGTACGAGCGTTTTTTTGGATATGCCAAGAATAGATGCCATGGTTTCTTGGGAATAGCCTGCTTCGGTACGTATGAGAATGGCACGCTGTGAGATTTGTTCAATGAGTTTTTCAGAATTCACGTGAAATCCCCCTTTCCTAATAGTGTAATACTACACTTCGAGAAGGAATTAAACAAAATAAATGATTGCTTCGGCAACTTGCATCTCCCATTTCCGTCTTGTTACTAACGGAGTAATAAGAAAAGTATGTACTAGGAAATGGAGCGACTTAGATGAAAAAGGGGAAACGTCTATTGTTTATAGGACTAAGCGGTTTGTTCATAGTTTTTGCGTGGTGGTTCTCAACAGGACATGCGATAAAAGAGGCTCAAAACAAGCGTGCTGATGGAACCTATACGATTGCAGTCGTTCTTGGCGCTAAAGTGAATGGAACTGCTCCGTCACTTGCACTCCGATACCGGCTGGAGGCAGCACTCTCCTACGCCAATAGCCATCCGGACGTAACGCTCGTTCTTTCTGGCGGACAGGGTCCAGATGAAGGAATTAGTGAAGCACAGGCTATGGTGAATTATTTATCAGCACACGGTTTCCCTGAAGATCGAATGATTGTAGAAGATCAGTCTACTTCCACATATGAAAACTTAGTCAACACCAGGAAACTGATCCCTGAAAGCATGACAGGAATCACCATAATCACTAGTGATTATCATGTCGCACGGGCCGGATACCTTGCTGAAAAAGAAGGCTATGAAT
Proteins encoded in this region:
- a CDS encoding glycosyltransferase is translated as MEKKICFISDHGDPLAPLGSSQAGGQNNYVKQLALALEARGHSVDVFTHWSNAEAPQVEGFGNKCRVLRVQAGQKGFVEKNKLYHLLPAFYREMKLLQDFSQYDILHTHYWLSGLLGLQLTKDFDLPWVHTSHSLAAAKQMATGVKEPRRLKAEQMILSNADKVIATSLTEKALIQASVKLPSSIRVIPIGVDSLFTPAANPVPQPLTITFAGRLEKTKGIYTLLKAFKLLCNSELLKTPIRLQIIGGDSDQVDPIRNQALSAELRNAVKGIEEHVDFLGSLHQEELAAHFRNSLAVIVPSYYESFGMVAAEAQACGSPVIASKVGGLGDIVIHKRTGLQVDPKNIKDLASAIGFLAKRPDIAEQLGKQAASFAKKNFNWKVIAKKVDTLYEGVSYEVKDAYVSN
- a CDS encoding HAD family hydrolase produces the protein MKLKTHMLATDLDNTLAGNDSDVRDLITLFQNAPYDVALVYVTGRHAESVRQLISEASLPIPDLVISDVGTKVWHMPDWQEDLLWSKQMGKGWQPERVLETASGFPGLHRQKLPEDCRISFTLEDGIDTVNEFKDALCAKHIPHHLVFSSNNDVDVLPRGSGKGNALEYVIQQFAHPSVNLLVAGDSGNDTDMLSRGWPSVIVGNAYEELKGIPDHPNLYRASRHYAGGIYEAWQHFYGASN
- a CDS encoding methyl-accepting chemotaxis protein, producing MKMKIRTKLILISAILLVIPSLVIGLSGYTLAKNSLNDIGSQGLKNDVSLAIDVLESLQEQVDKGAISLKEAQEVAKEKLIGPLQEDGTRIVESEVDMGEHGYFFVLGDDGKALAHPVKEGEDLSGSKTKDGMMTTMETIKTAQEGGGFLTFDFAVPGTDKVAPKIVYAQVFPQWGWNVVAGSYLMDFNSESKTLLMVLGVVLGVSLLAGAVVIIWFSGHLSKPLIRITNHVAQVAEGDLSGEVGPVKNRDEIGELASYTTRMSENLKDMIEQVSNASMQVAATSEELSASSEETSRSVEHVSEAIQELASGVDGQLEQTETANEAAANLSMDMEHVTKEMESAGNTIRTTVQLAEEGSSSVNRVVNHMESIQQETDSAFNYVNQLGGKSAEIGKIAGMITDVAEQTNLLALNAAIEAARAGENGRGFAVVADEVRKLAEQSSNAATQVGTLIEAIQKDIGYSVSAIGKGNQAVKEGADLVQETGETFQRITDAINSMSGQIGEVTSSTERNRKESERIAEVMEQTAAIAMSSASHTENIAATAEEQTASMEEIAAAADTLANMAEELQETVRKFQL
- the proS gene encoding proline--tRNA ligase, with amino-acid sequence MSNTQQNDFSKWYIDTIQKADLMDYTPVRGCIAFKPDGFEIWEHIQDEMNRRFKETGHRNAYFPMLIPESFFQKEKDHIEGFAPELPWVTEAAGEPLEEKLALRPTSETMIGHLYSDWIKSYRDLPVLINQWANVFRWEKKTLPFIRTSEFLWQEGHTAHANEEEARHETMQMLNIYKEVVEELLAIPVYDGQKTPSERFAGAVDTYSIEAMMKDGKAVQAGTSHYLGSKFAEAFDIKYLTKENKHEFVHTTSWGTSTRLIGSVIMVHGDEQGLVLPPRVAPTQVVLIPVGPWKKNPAIMEKLDEIYAELKSKGIRVRLDDSDQSPGYKFNEWELKGVPVRVELGPRDLENAQAMLKLRDEEGKEAFALEGLISEIENQLTAMQSRLLEKARTFRDENSHTNIETLEELSAHIATSQENNVIPGWILAGWCGEDACEEHVKEETKFTTRNIPFNPPVEKHTCINCGKDAKHTVWFARAY
- a CDS encoding CDP-glycerol glycerophosphotransferase family protein; amino-acid sequence: MELKKKKPFQGITTWMKVVVACLLSKVLPAPSKPIILIGGNLGEKYEDNAAAFHSYLMKNCQQSYAVHWMYDPSASYVHEKRIENAVMLGSFKNYVLFFQAAYTVHGHSLMYDIAPSIDKYIFWNKNTIMVHISHGIECFKKILIQPEDVPLLERCDVFNCASSYEKDIKLNEWGMPEEKLPITGMARFDHLTYNQPVSEVKTILMMMTWRETLFGLSDTEFIESSYFQATEKLITDSVLNQLLSVNKVTIKIILHPFMKKFESYFTELGTIHSNIEFYTYGELFIQDEIQKSDMLITDYSSIFWDFVYMNKPVVFYTFDQKEFLEMRGSYLDLNHDLLGWKANSASEVIHALTRILEQGETENPRFADLSNYFSFTDRNNCERLANYMFSLNTSNSKLRDNT
- a CDS encoding RNA polymerase sigma factor, producing MKHTDDGTLYALAAAKDRSAFETLYDRYEKLIFSFAYRLTQDREIAEEVVQDVFVKLWNGTTAYQEDKGSFSSWLLTVTRNKAIDEIRRLKRHDHEPMIEKDSLIEQPGSVENTVEWGEQRNAIRSAVLELKQDQQEIIELFYFKGLSQQKIADQCELPLGTVKGRIRLALKHLKGFITQEGGYSNE
- a CDS encoding anti-sigma factor, with the translated sequence MNESCMHLLDYFNRSLTEEETHAFEQHLEECPSCRAELEELNLLTADLPYLTEEIEVPSDLKAKVFAAIDEEPISKGTETKPAINNVKTFPEKPKETKPAKRKGVAVPVLAAALVASLVTNAYLATMDGSPPTEVAENDLQLIGKALLDPQAGIENASAVAMMIKDNNETVLLVDASNLPKLKDNELYQVWVIEKDTPKPAGSFKPTDEGSGSVSHPMDQLKGEWDTVAITIETEPDLPAPEGTLVLAGSI